The nucleotide window GGATGCAGTTACTACGCCCATTTTCCCACTGAGGATACTTAAAATCTTTCAAAGACTGGGGTGTTCAGACCTGAATGTAATGAATGATATGCAGCCATGTGACCTGAGAAGTGAGCTCATCAACTTTGTTTCATTTGAGTGTGAGAAATACTTATATTATCTATGTACTCTTCTCTCCACACCTCTGTGAGAAATAACTGGCTGTATTAAGgccatttcagtttcttcatccatgaagtgaaaatagaaacaaaggtTCATAGGTTTCTGATCCTGATATTAGACTGATATCAGATAGTAAACCTGACTGGGACACAGGTTTACTTAGAGTCTGAGATAGCGACTCGCCCAGCTTGTGCTCAGAGAGGGGACAGCCACTGTGGGGGATCTGGGCAGTCAGTGACACATTTCTCCAGTTGGGAGGTCAGAGTGCTGGGGTCAAACATGGGTGCTCAGAGGTGGCAAACCTCAGGTGAAGCATCCTCCCGCTGGTGTTGGCACAGTAACCAGCTCTGGAGATGGACAGGATTCTTCTGGTTATTGGTAAACCTGACCCAGTGGGTTTCCTGAAGGTGAGATCTACTTCATTATCCTCATTGAATTATGGTCCTGACACAGATGTGGACGAGGGATGTGACCTGCAGAAAGGACTGTCTTGATCCTTAGGACCACTGTGATCCTCACCAAAAGGCTTGTTACACTTCCCACAGGGCTGCAATGCTCCTCTGGCCAAGCCTCGGCTTTTTAACAAGTGATTTAGTGGGAGATGTTGGCCCAGGAGTGAGAGACCACTGGGTCAGGCAGTGGAATCCCTGGGTTCCAGGCTCAGCTCAGTTCTCTGGGCAGGATCACCTCACCAGGGGCAGGGTCTTCCCTTCAGACCTCTGTGGGCCAGGTGAAATTCCAAGGCCTCTGGCTAAAACGGTGGCTTAGTCTTCCCCGTCCAGGGAGCAGATGGCCAGGGGAGCGGTGTTGTTGGCTCCGATGCTGTAGCAAGGGCTGAAATAGGGCAGGAGGCGCCCAGGGAAGGGGTAGTGGGGGAAAGTGAAAATGTGGGAGCCATTGTCAGTCACATTGTAGAAGGAGATGTCATGAGCCTCATAATCCAGGAAGACTCCCACCCGGCGGGGAGGGACGGGCAAGGATAGGAGGGGGTACTCATCAGTGCCTGCCCGGTACTCATTGCCCTTCCTCAGCCTGATCACCCAGAATCCATAGTGGGGGGATAAGAAGACCACCTCCTTCCGGTCTACGTTCTCCTTGCACACGCCCAGGCCCCATTCGGACCTgtctcccacctccacctcccagtAGTGCCGGCCCGAGGAGATGCACTGACTGCCCAGGACAATGTTGTAGCGGTAAAATCTTTCAGGGTTGTCGGGTAGCTTCTGCTTGGTGTCTCCATAGCGCACACATTTCCTGTCCTCAGACACGATGAGGCGAGAGTAGGCAGTGTCTGGATCCAGCCGCACATCCGCTGAGGAAAAAGGTCTTGGTTGGTACCTTGACACAGAGTGAGGGGGCTTGGGTGACATCTCTGTGACAGATACAGCCACAGATTTCCTCCATGACGGGTGAGTGTGAGGGTGAGGACAGATGGGGCATCCAGAGGGCACTGGGAGATTTCATTCCTCGGGGAGGGGATCCACTCCCCACAAGCCTGCCCTGCTCTCATTACCTGCATATGTCTTCAGGATCTCTCTGAGCCCCAGCACACGGCAGTCTGTCTTCAGTTCCAGGGAGACTGGTTCTGGTCTCTgcagactccaggagttgctcCTGGTAGATGGGAAAGGCCTTGGGGTTAGCAATCCTGTCTCTGCCAAAGGGTGGGGCCTTCCCTTAGTACAGGGGAGGGGGCTTGGCTAGGGATGGAGTCAGTGAGCTGCCTCTCCTCACAACACCAGGCAGAACAGGGAGGTGATGATTGTTTGACTGGGCCGAACAGTCTATGGCACAGAGAGATAATCACATTCCTGGGCCGTGGGAAGGATTAGGTATGACTCTGACATTGGGAGAGGCAGAGGTGCACAGCAGAGGAGAAGGGCTGGTATGCAGACTCAGAGGATGAACGCTCACGCAGACACCTGTAGGCACTCCCTCTCCTTGGGCCACCTGCTTAGGCCACCACACATTTTATAGCTCTCACCGAAATTCTTATTGGTAGTGGTTGAAATGAATTTGACCAAgtaataatacaaattaaaaaaagaaagatgttcaAAACTTCTTTATCCAATACAACAGAATAGGGAGAAGGTTACAGACCAGCACCCACTTTTCTGTAGGTACTTGGTCTACGTTCCCTCCCCATTTCTAGCTCTGTCCAGGCCCCACTATCCCAAAGATGGAAACATACCTGTTCAAGACTTCCTGAATACcctggaaggagaaaaagaaaggcagcACATGAGTATGCCCTATTCCTCAAAGGGACCAGACAGACACAGAGGTCTCTCTATGGAGAGGGAGGTAGAGAGCTGGAGAGGAGGCATGCAGGAGTAGAGGGGAGGAGCCTACAGGAGTGGGCAGGGCAGCCCTAGCCCTCTTGCCAGATTGGCCAACCTCGGGCTCCATCTCAACTCTCTGACCAGAGGGGAGGAACAGGTATGAGGCAAGAGCTGCCTAAACGATGCCCATCTAGGAGGCTGTGAGGCCATTCACCAGATCAGGGTATGGGAACAACTGGTATTGATGGTGGGTAACAAGATCCGTGCTGGCTGGCCAAGTGCTGACAGACCCTATACTGAAGACTAGGCAATCCCCTCTCTCAGAATGCCAGGCTACCTTCAGGTCTGGCTCAGACTTCCCAGGAAAACCTGCTCCTCACCTGCAGCATCCAGCGGACAGGCCTCTGAGACCTCTCTTCCAGCTCTGCGATCATCCTCCATAGAACCCGGCTCTGCTGGATGAGTGCCTCATGATTCAACTCCAGTTTCTGCATGGTCTCCCTTTCCTCCTGCTGCAGGCTGGCCAGAGCTGCAGCAGCCTCCACCTCCAGCAGCCGACCTGGTGGCTGTTTTTTCTTTAGTAATCGCCGATATTTCTCAAACTCCCATATGATGCTCTGCTTTCGGGTTTCCACCTGTATCTGCACAGCCAGGATTCGAAATCAGCACAAAAAACccaaaagttagtagaaggaaaggtcATAAaggtcagagcagaaataaatgaaaaagaaatgaaggagacagtagcaaagatcaataaaactaaaagctggttctttgagaagataaacaaaatctgacaagccattagccagacatcaagaaaaaaaaggagaagactgaaaccaataaaattagaaatgaaaaaggggaagttacaacagacaccaccaaaatacaaaaatcataagagattactacaagcaactatatgccaataaaaaggaTAACCTggaggaaatggacaaattcttagaaaagtataaccttccaaaactgaaccaggaagaaatagaaaatatgaacagatgaaccacaagcacagaaatcaaaagtgtaataaaaaatcttccaacaaacaaaagcccagggccagatggctttaCAGGTGAATACTACCAAAAGTTTATAAAACAGCTAACACCTATTctgctcaaattcttccagaaaattgaagaggaataaaaactcccaaactcattctgtgaggccaccatcatcctgatactaaaaccagacaaagatgccaacaaaaaaagaaaattacgggccaatgtcactgatgaacatagatgcaaaaatcctcaacaaaattctagcaaacagaatccaacaacacattagaaAGATCATATttatgatcaagtgggctttatcccagggatgcaaatcaatcaatatgatacaccatattaacaaactgaaagataaaaaccatatgatctcaatagatgcagagaatgcttttgataaaattcaacacccatttataataaaaactctccagaaagtaggcatagtaGGAACATACctgaacataataaaggtcatagatgatagatcagatcagatcagatcagtcgctcagtcgtgtccgactctttgcgaccccatgattcgcagcacgccaggcctccctgtccatcaccaactcccggagttcactcagactcacgtccatcgagtcagtgatgccatccagccatctcatcctctgtcgtccccttctcctcctgtccccaatccctcccagcattagagtctttcccaatgagtcaactcttcgcatgaggtggccaaagtactggagtttcagctttagcatcattccttccaaagaaatcccagggctgatctcctttagaatggactggttggatctccttgcagtccaag belongs to Bos indicus x Bos taurus breed Angus x Brahman F1 hybrid chromosome 15, Bos_hybrid_MaternalHap_v2.0, whole genome shotgun sequence and includes:
- the TRIM68 gene encoding E3 ubiquitin-protein ligase TRIM68 isoform X2 → MQKLELNHEALIQQSRVLWRMIAELEERSQRPVRWMLQGIQEVLNRSNSWSLQRPEPVSLELKTDCRVLGLREILKTYAADVRLDPDTAYSRLIVSEDRKCVRYGDTKQKLPDNPERFYRYNIVLGSQCISSGRHYWEVEVGDRSEWGLGVCKENVDRKEVVFLSPHYGFWVIRLRKGNEYRAGTDEYPLLSLPVPPRRVGVFLDYEAHDISFYNVTDNGSHIFTFPHYPFPGRLLPYFSPCYSIGANNTAPLAICSLDGED
- the TRIM68 gene encoding E3 ubiquitin-protein ligase TRIM68 isoform X1, whose amino-acid sequence is MDPATLMEAVVEEVACPICMTFLKEPVSIDCGHSFCHSCLLGLWEVPGESQNWAYSCPLCRAPIEPRNLRPNWQLANVVEKVRRLGLHPGMGLRADMCEPHREQLKMFCKEDGLIVCEACSRSPEHQAHSVVPMEDVAWDYKWKLHEALEHLKKEQEEAWKLEVGERKRTANWKIQVETRKQSIIWEFEKYRRLLKKKQPPGRLLEVEAAAALASLQQEERETMQKLELNHEALIQQSRVLWRMIAELEERSQRPVRWMLQGIQEVLNRSNSWSLQRPEPVSLELKTDCRVLGLREILKTYAADVRLDPDTAYSRLIVSEDRKCVRYGDTKQKLPDNPERFYRYNIVLGSQCISSGRHYWEVEVGDRSEWGLGVCKENVDRKEVVFLSPHYGFWVIRLRKGNEYRAGTDEYPLLSLPVPPRRVGVFLDYEAHDISFYNVTDNGSHIFTFPHYPFPGRLLPYFSPCYSIGANNTAPLAICSLDGED